Genomic DNA from Amycolatopsis alba DSM 44262:
GTCGCGTGCTCACGGGAGAACAAGGCTCGCGCGAGGAGCGCGTGGAGTTCGGGGAAGCCGGCGAGTTCGATCGTCAGCGCGTAGCGGGCTGTGACGTGATGGCGGCGGCCGACCAGGAGATCGTCGAGCCAGGCCGCCATCGCGTTCGCCGCGGCGGTGTGGCCCGCGACGGCCGCGAGCGCCAGGCCGGTCAGCTGGAAGCGGTGCGCCGACGTGTCCGCGATGCGCCGGACCACCGCTTCCAGCAACGCCTGGCGCGTGCGGAAGTAGTACGACGTCGAACCGCGCGGAAGGTCCAGCCGGACGTCGACGGCGCTGTGCGTCAGGCCGCGGATTCCCTGTGCGGCGAGGATTTCCGTCGCGGCTTCGGCGATGAGGCCTCGCCGGTCACTTCGCTCCACAGTGGACCTTCCCCTCGGACAGCGCGGTGAGCCTGCTCCGGATCCGGTCCAGATCCGGGACTTCCGGCGGATCACGGAAGAGCTCGCCGACCGGCGCCCGCGCGCAGACGGTCAGGTCCACGCCCGCGTCGACGAGGATGTCGATCAGGACCCGGAACCGCATCGTGGCGTCGGCGCCCGCCGTCCGCAGCGGCGGTACGCCGGTGATGGTCCACCGGCGGTGGCGCGCGGCCAGCTCGAGATAGTCACGGGTGGACAGCTCCGTG
This window encodes:
- a CDS encoding TetR/AcrR family transcriptional regulator; its protein translation is MERSDRRGLIAEAATEILAAQGIRGLTHSAVDVRLDLPRGSTSYYFRTRQALLEAVVRRIADTSAHRFQLTGLALAAVAGHTAAANAMAAWLDDLLVGRRHHVTARYALTIELAGFPELHALLARALFSREHATRLCEALGASDPGAASADLVSLIEGLLFDRFAGARSLDGVEAGTPASVGQFARPLEAYLRGMS